The Halalkalibacter krulwichiae genome has a segment encoding these proteins:
- a CDS encoding sigma 54-interacting transcriptional regulator, with protein sequence MNGELPISFPLPIMITDERNIIIDFNQYVTGVQFPPIQKGKSINRLFDRLQPSGEFHIAFYNRYKYLIVSTKLDSYKQARFLHILLDGDHYVDLLDKIKELEMNRYNLSELNERNDELNEKLRQCQDLNALYKTQLEQIETKLSKDSEVVVKSEKMDGIFRLVERLANIDIPVLVQGEPGVGKDVLIRHLYRVSNRYETGKLIKVNCGEVPNELLEWELFGSELDMTSRAPGMIELADKGFLFLDKVEKLSLELQGKLLRVLGENKFQKGRESEERKIDVRVLVATQKDLKRMVEAGTFREDLYNWLRGVPVVVPPLRERKEDIFPLVHYYQTQINRKYELLKSFDESLKKFFYEHHWSGNVRELAHLLERLMLTTDSNELTVSDLPREYREEPQSTEQILREVEPLKDVVEHAERRVLMLAAQKYQTTYQIAKQLGTSQATVVRKMQKYDIKIK encoded by the coding sequence ATGAATGGCGAATTACCCATTTCTTTTCCGTTACCGATTATGATCACGGACGAAAGAAATATAATTATAGATTTTAATCAATATGTTACTGGTGTTCAGTTTCCACCAATTCAAAAGGGAAAATCCATTAATAGGCTGTTTGATCGCTTACAACCGAGCGGAGAGTTTCATATTGCTTTTTATAACCGGTATAAATATTTAATCGTTTCAACTAAGTTGGACTCCTATAAGCAAGCGCGCTTTCTTCATATTCTTTTGGATGGCGATCACTATGTTGACTTGTTAGACAAAATAAAGGAATTAGAAATGAATCGTTATAATTTGTCTGAGTTAAATGAACGGAACGATGAACTTAACGAAAAATTAAGACAATGCCAAGATTTAAATGCTCTGTATAAAACTCAATTAGAACAAATAGAAACTAAGCTGAGTAAGGATTCAGAAGTTGTAGTTAAGAGTGAAAAAATGGATGGAATTTTTCGTTTAGTTGAACGTTTAGCGAATATTGATATACCGGTTCTCGTGCAAGGTGAACCAGGTGTTGGTAAAGATGTGCTAATTAGACATCTTTACCGTGTTAGTAATCGATATGAAACAGGAAAGTTAATTAAAGTAAATTGCGGGGAAGTACCAAATGAGCTTCTTGAATGGGAGTTGTTTGGTTCTGAATTGGACATGACTTCTAGAGCACCAGGAATGATTGAATTAGCTGACAAAGGTTTTTTATTTTTGGACAAAGTTGAGAAGCTTTCTTTGGAGTTACAAGGGAAACTTCTTCGAGTGTTGGGAGAAAACAAGTTTCAAAAGGGCAGGGAATCGGAGGAGAGAAAGATAGATGTTCGGGTTCTTGTTGCAACGCAAAAAGATTTGAAGAGGATGGTGGAAGCCGGAACGTTCAGAGAAGATTTGTACAATTGGTTACGTGGCGTACCAGTTGTGGTTCCGCCACTTAGAGAGCGGAAGGAAGATATTTTTCCACTAGTTCATTATTATCAGACTCAGATTAACCGTAAGTATGAGTTATTGAAAAGTTTTGATGAATCACTTAAAAAATTCTTTTACGAACATCATTGGTCAGGCAATGTTCGTGAACTAGCGCACTTACTGGAGCGTCTTATGCTCACAACCGATAGCAATGAGCTTACTGTATCGGACCTGCCTCGTGAGTACCGAGAAGAACCTCAATCTACTGAACAAATACTTAGAGAAGTGGAACCATTAAAAGATGTAGTAGAACATGCGGAACGAAGAGTTTTGATGTTAGCTGCACAAAAGTATCAAACGACATATCAAATCGCTAAACAGTTAGGAACTAGTCAGGCGACCGTCGTTCGGAAAATGCAAAAATATGACATAAAAATCAAGTGA
- a CDS encoding CotS family spore coat protein, producing the protein MDVAKLVMKEYPLNVKKVSLLSDKGKKAVWLILAGSKKFILKKVPIREGRLRFMTHAIQFMKNNGVRTPQVIKTKKGRSYVRLDEQYFVLFEAITGKKPSYQKRKQLQKIVLGLATFHKASTGINIPIHSEPSILLGGWRDEFIRRHQLMKSWKVERSHASSHNEFDQQFLNHVDFFLTQCEKAIDILDESYYVDWNERTKRMKMLCHQDFAAGNLMLDDEGNLHVFDMDSLTIDLPARDIRKILNKVMKKQEEWNLDLMIEMMMHYQKVNPLSKEQYEVVLADLLFPHLFYGQISKYYGKETKEWSEEKHLQRLIDTIKLETSKEHIIRLFQDHLDENNGL; encoded by the coding sequence ATGGATGTAGCTAAGTTGGTTATGAAAGAGTACCCGCTTAACGTCAAAAAAGTATCACTGTTATCGGATAAAGGTAAAAAAGCAGTTTGGTTAATTCTTGCTGGTTCTAAGAAATTCATTTTGAAAAAAGTCCCAATAAGAGAAGGTAGACTAAGATTTATGACGCATGCGATTCAATTTATGAAGAATAATGGAGTTCGTACCCCTCAAGTCATAAAAACGAAAAAGGGTAGAAGTTATGTTAGATTAGACGAACAATACTTTGTTTTGTTTGAAGCGATTACAGGGAAGAAACCAAGCTATCAAAAAAGGAAACAATTACAGAAAATCGTATTGGGCTTAGCAACGTTTCATAAAGCTTCTACAGGTATTAATATCCCGATTCATTCAGAACCATCGATTCTTTTAGGAGGTTGGAGAGATGAATTCATCCGACGTCACCAATTAATGAAAAGCTGGAAGGTCGAACGATCCCATGCTTCTTCTCATAATGAGTTTGATCAACAGTTCTTAAATCATGTCGATTTTTTTCTTACCCAATGTGAAAAGGCCATCGATATTTTGGATGAGTCTTATTATGTAGACTGGAATGAAAGAACAAAGAGGATGAAAATGTTGTGTCATCAAGATTTTGCTGCAGGCAATTTGATGCTTGACGATGAAGGAAATTTGCACGTTTTTGATATGGATTCATTAACCATTGATCTACCGGCAAGAGACATTAGGAAAATTTTAAACAAAGTAATGAAAAAGCAAGAAGAGTGGAATTTAGATCTTATGATTGAAATGATGATGCATTATCAAAAAGTTAATCCTTTATCTAAAGAGCAATATGAGGTAGTACTTGCTGATTTGCTTTTCCCTCATTTATTTTACGGGCAAATATCAAAATACTATGGTAAAGAGACAAAGGAATGGTCTGAAGAAAAGCACTTGCAACGTTTAATCGATACAATTAAATTGGAAACTAGTAAGGAACACATAATAAGGTTATTTCAGGACCATCTTGACGAGAACAATGGTCTATAA
- a CDS encoding VWA-like domain-containing protein, whose amino-acid sequence MNWQRELLKIMQKNKEKKVALAIDTSNDQTDKASINNIRLFIKELNPEATVIQADFKIRDISNVKENKPLTYYKHGKSSYTEVLEWANEKEIDTLLYITDLTGYIYEELTLNSLIYWLVLDKFKPKAPFGKVLNIT is encoded by the coding sequence ATGAATTGGCAAAGGGAACTTTTAAAGATTATGCAGAAGAACAAGGAAAAAAAAGTAGCATTAGCAATTGATACTTCTAACGATCAGACAGATAAGGCGTCGATTAACAATATTCGTCTATTTATTAAAGAGCTTAATCCAGAAGCTACTGTAATACAGGCCGATTTCAAAATTAGAGATATTTCTAACGTGAAAGAAAACAAGCCACTAACATACTATAAGCATGGGAAATCTTCGTATACCGAGGTGCTCGAATGGGCAAACGAAAAAGAAATTGATACGTTATTATATATAACTGATTTAACAGGTTATATATATGAAGAGTTGACGTTGAATTCATTAATATACTGGCTCGTACTCGATAAGTTTAAACCTAAAGCTCCATTTGGAAAGGTATTAAACATTACTTAG
- a CDS encoding cupin domain-containing protein, translating into MNQNDANYWISHLGLEPHPEGGFFKRSFESTEELNEQSRKLYTSIYFLLRAGDVSHFHRLQSDELWYFHAGSSMSVHIIHQDGRYEEAKLGLNIDKGEVPQVLVPKHSIFGSSLAEDKSFSLVGCMVAPGFVYEDFELFTQQQLLEEYPQHEEIISKLAYKTIPKF; encoded by the coding sequence TTGAATCAAAACGACGCAAATTATTGGATTTCACACCTAGGGCTAGAACCTCATCCTGAAGGAGGTTTTTTTAAGCGTTCATTTGAATCAACTGAAGAGCTGAATGAACAGTCACGAAAGCTGTATACTAGTATTTACTTTTTACTGCGAGCTGGTGATGTGTCTCATTTTCACCGTTTACAATCCGATGAATTATGGTACTTCCATGCTGGTAGTTCAATGTCTGTCCACATCATTCATCAAGATGGACGATATGAGGAAGCTAAATTAGGTTTGAATATAGATAAAGGTGAGGTTCCGCAAGTATTAGTTCCAAAACATTCTATCTTTGGTTCATCACTTGCTGAGGATAAATCATTCTCATTAGTAGGATGTATGGTCGCACCAGGATTTGTATACGAGGATTTTGAATTATTTACTCAACAACAGCTTCTCGAGGAATATCCACAACACGAAGAAATCATTTCTAAATTGGCTTATAAAACGATACCGAAATTTTAA
- a CDS encoding ABC transporter ATP-binding protein: protein MTRQSEVVALKDVVWKREGRMILNQINWQVIKGQHWVILGLNGSGKTSILNLLIGYQWCSKGEVHVLGQKFGQTNIPELRKSIGWVSSSVDERYTARGSDSALDVVISGKYASIGLFEQVTDEDCTRARHLLKELRIEHLANHSFLKLSQGEKRRVVIARALMAQPKLLILDEPCNGLDLYSREQLLETIERLSMVEGGPTLLYVTHHIEEVIPTISHVLLVNDGEVVAQGEKHKTLTKENLEKTFRLPITVKWQDERAWVTIKKDCS, encoded by the coding sequence ATGACTAGACAGTCAGAAGTAGTTGCTTTAAAAGATGTTGTATGGAAACGAGAAGGTAGAATGATTTTAAACCAAATTAATTGGCAAGTTATTAAAGGTCAACATTGGGTTATTTTAGGTTTAAATGGATCAGGAAAGACATCCATTTTGAATCTACTTATAGGTTATCAATGGTGTTCAAAAGGGGAGGTTCATGTTTTAGGACAAAAGTTTGGACAAACGAATATTCCAGAATTACGCAAATCTATAGGTTGGGTAAGTAGTTCTGTTGATGAACGTTACACCGCTAGAGGGAGTGACAGTGCTCTAGATGTGGTGATTAGTGGAAAGTATGCTTCCATTGGTCTTTTCGAACAAGTAACGGATGAAGATTGTACAAGAGCGAGACATTTATTAAAAGAATTACGAATAGAGCACCTAGCGAACCATTCATTTCTTAAACTGTCTCAAGGTGAAAAGAGAAGAGTCGTCATAGCTCGCGCATTAATGGCTCAACCGAAACTACTTATACTAGACGAACCTTGTAACGGACTTGATTTATATTCAAGGGAACAATTACTGGAGACGATTGAACGTTTATCGATGGTAGAGGGAGGACCAACACTTTTATATGTCACCCACCATATTGAGGAAGTAATACCAACAATTTCTCACGTCCTATTAGTTAATGATGGGGAAGTCGTTGCTCAAGGAGAAAAGCATAAAACGTTAACCAAAGAAAATTTGGAAAAGACATTCCGACTTCCTATTACAGTTAAATGGCAAGATGAGCGAGCGTGGGTGACCATTAAAAAGGATTGTAGTTGA
- a CDS encoding TIGR00730 family Rossman fold protein, producing MFSNICVFCGSSFGRHQSYIDAVTKFGQELAKNKINLVYGGGNAGLMGELARYVLSRQGEVVGVIPKKIYENVDHIQLTDLIIVEDMHQRKAKMYELADGFVALPGGIGTIEELAEALTWQQIGYHSKPIGILNTNQYYNKLLSLLEHMVDEGFIKQEFLNSLIISEDPEDLLLKMKHYKPNYINKWEQQNKS from the coding sequence ATGTTTTCAAATATTTGCGTTTTTTGTGGATCAAGCTTTGGTCGTCATCAAAGCTATATTGATGCTGTGACAAAGTTTGGCCAAGAATTAGCGAAAAACAAAATAAACCTCGTATATGGAGGTGGAAACGCTGGTCTAATGGGGGAATTAGCGAGATACGTCCTCAGTCGTCAAGGTGAAGTAGTTGGCGTAATCCCTAAGAAGATCTATGAAAATGTAGACCATATACAATTAACTGATCTAATCATTGTAGAGGATATGCATCAAAGGAAAGCCAAAATGTATGAATTAGCAGATGGCTTTGTTGCTCTTCCAGGTGGAATTGGTACAATTGAAGAACTTGCTGAAGCACTTACTTGGCAACAAATCGGTTATCACAGTAAACCTATAGGGATATTAAATACAAATCAATATTATAATAAATTACTTTCACTTTTAGAACATATGGTTGACGAAGGGTTCATAAAGCAAGAATTTCTGAATAGTTTAATAATATCTGAAGACCCAGAAGACCTCTTATTAAAAATGAAGCACTACAAACCTAACTATATAAATAAATGGGAACAACAAAATAAGAGCTAA
- a CDS encoding penicillin-binding transpeptidase domain-containing protein, translating into MIDDRYALEQSSNVYMFEIGMRMANCTYTAPNTRCGWSLDSIDHAYQEVRSSFHQFGLGSETGIDLPSYTSGLAGGSTIGGNLLDLMIGQYDTYTTLQLAQYIATIANDGYRMEPRLVREIREPSINPGENGAVIQKFEPKVLNRIEMSDAHIKRVQEGLRSVMTRGTARARFSDASYQPAGKTGTAQVKVTVGEGDNRRSIDGNTQTLVGYAPYHNPEIAFAVVVPNVRLERHGGVQGMAQKISRKALDTYFDMKNERFGPVYTEEPASAH; encoded by the coding sequence TTGATTGATGACCGGTATGCTTTAGAGCAATCTTCAAACGTTTATATGTTCGAAATTGGAATGAGAATGGCTAATTGTACATATACAGCTCCTAATACTAGATGTGGCTGGAGTTTAGACTCTATTGATCATGCGTACCAAGAAGTCCGGAGTAGCTTTCATCAGTTCGGGTTAGGCTCAGAAACTGGAATTGATTTACCTTCATACACATCAGGTCTTGCCGGAGGATCAACAATAGGGGGAAACCTGCTTGATTTAATGATTGGTCAATATGATACTTATACGACGTTGCAGTTGGCTCAATACATTGCAACAATTGCAAATGATGGGTATCGAATGGAACCGCGCCTTGTTAGAGAAATTCGTGAGCCATCAATTAATCCTGGAGAGAACGGAGCTGTTATTCAAAAGTTCGAGCCAAAAGTGTTGAACCGAATTGAAATGAGTGACGCTCATATTAAAAGAGTGCAAGAAGGCTTACGTAGTGTAATGACAAGAGGAACAGCCCGAGCACGCTTTTCAGATGCTTCTTATCAACCGGCAGGTAAGACGGGAACAGCTCAGGTGAAAGTTACGGTTGGCGAAGGTGACAATCGACGAAGTATTGATGGTAATACACAGACACTTGTTGGCTATGCGCCTTATCATAACCCAGAAATTGCATTTGCTGTTGTAGTACCAAATGTTCGTTTAGAACGCCATGGAGGCGTACAAGGAATGGCGCAAAAGATATCAAGAAAGGCACTAGATACGTATTTTGACATGAAAAATGAGCGTTTTGGCCCTGTTTATACAGAGGAACCAGCTTCAGCGCATTAA
- a CDS encoding penicillin-binding transpeptidase domain-containing protein gives MVESITLKQGTQTVDREVNERIGQRGNDLILTLDMELQQRLEKIIDEEMRAAGRHSFILDRSAYAVLMDPRTGDVLAMAGYNDPAHRERESFADHIGNVTKSFEMGSSVKAASVLTGFQAGVAAPGTRFNDRPLYLPGTPVKRSWNTRGFG, from the coding sequence GTGGTAGAAAGTATTACATTAAAACAAGGGACCCAAACTGTTGATCGTGAGGTAAATGAGCGAATTGGACAAAGAGGAAACGACCTCATTCTAACGCTTGATATGGAGCTTCAACAACGATTAGAAAAAATTATTGATGAAGAGATGAGAGCTGCTGGGAGGCATTCTTTTATTCTCGATCGTTCCGCTTATGCGGTCTTAATGGACCCGCGTACTGGTGATGTATTGGCTATGGCAGGTTATAATGATCCTGCTCATCGGGAACGAGAAAGTTTCGCAGATCACATTGGAAATGTAACAAAATCCTTTGAGATGGGTTCATCGGTGAAAGCGGCTTCTGTCCTTACGGGTTTTCAAGCTGGAGTTGCTGCTCCTGGGACTCGCTTTAATGATCGTCCACTTTATTTGCCAGGGACACCTGTGAAGCGATCGTGGAATACTCGAGGGTTTGGTTGA
- a CDS encoding thiol-disulfide oxidoreductase DCC family protein: MKIILFDGVCNICHESVNFVIRRDHKAVFSFASLQGAKGKELIEARNVCKEINSLVLIEDSEIYYKSTAALRICKQLNGWWKVLYVFIIIPKSIRDFVYDCIAKNRYKWFGKKESCDLTLLKEQKRFLD; this comes from the coding sequence TTGAAGATTATCTTATTCGATGGGGTTTGTAATATTTGTCATGAGAGTGTGAACTTTGTTATTCGCCGAGATCACAAAGCTGTGTTTTCCTTCGCATCCTTACAGGGGGCAAAAGGAAAAGAACTTATTGAGGCACGTAATGTGTGTAAAGAAATAAATAGCTTAGTTCTTATTGAAGATAGTGAAATTTACTATAAGTCAACAGCAGCTTTGCGGATTTGTAAACAGTTAAATGGCTGGTGGAAGGTTTTATATGTATTTATCATAATTCCTAAGTCAATTCGAGATTTTGTCTATGATTGTATCGCAAAGAATAGATACAAATGGTTTGGTAAGAAGGAAAGTTGTGATCTTACTTTATTGAAGGAACAAAAACGATTTCTTGATTAA
- a CDS encoding MOSC domain-containing protein, which yields MEQGKGKGKVLSLNVGKSKNIAELDEKEVLSAIYKHSVEESVLFLSKSGIYGDEQADLLNHGGSDKAVCIYPIEHYAYWQSKLKIRLSHGAFGENVTLAGLTEENCHIGDIFKWGEAVVQVSQPRRPCYKVAKRHQIKKLPLIIQTTGYSGYYVRVLQEGYVSKKDPFELLDQLTDFSIKYINKITYHEKGNLQAREQLRQLESLSSSWKSSL from the coding sequence ATGGAACAGGGAAAGGGAAAGGGAAAGGTTCTATCTTTAAATGTTGGTAAAAGTAAAAACATTGCTGAACTTGATGAAAAAGAGGTATTATCTGCTATTTATAAACATTCAGTAGAGGAAAGTGTTCTATTCCTTAGTAAGTCGGGAATTTATGGTGATGAACAAGCAGATCTACTTAACCATGGTGGAAGCGATAAAGCGGTTTGCATTTATCCAATCGAGCATTATGCTTATTGGCAATCTAAGCTCAAGATCCGATTATCGCATGGGGCTTTTGGAGAAAATGTGACATTAGCTGGATTGACGGAAGAAAACTGCCATATTGGTGATATTTTTAAATGGGGAGAGGCGGTCGTTCAAGTTAGTCAACCTAGAAGACCGTGTTATAAAGTAGCCAAACGACATCAAATCAAAAAACTTCCACTTATAATTCAAACAACAGGTTATTCTGGTTATTATGTTAGAGTGTTGCAGGAAGGGTATGTTTCAAAGAAGGACCCTTTCGAATTGCTTGACCAATTAACGGATTTTAGCATTAAGTATATCAATAAGATAACTTATCATGAGAAGGGAAATTTACAGGCAAGGGAGCAATTACGACAATTAGAGTCATTATCTTCATCTTGGAAAAGTTCTTTATAA
- a CDS encoding exodeoxyribonuclease III, giving the protein MKLVSWNVNGIRACLKKGFLDYFEEVNADIFCIQETKCQREQVQLKVDGYFQFWNDAVKKGYSGTAVFCKQKPISVQYGLGELIEDNEGRVITLEFEHFILVNVYTPNAKRDLTRLGYRLEWEDRFRDYLLMLDAKKPVVICGDMNVAHQELDLKNSKSNKGNSGFTNEEREKMTNLLQSGFIDTFRYFFPTRELSYTWWSYMNKVRERNIGWRIDYFLVSKLLEDKLLKAEIHSERLGSDHCPILLEISL; this is encoded by the coding sequence ATGAAACTTGTATCATGGAATGTTAATGGAATTCGAGCTTGTTTAAAAAAGGGATTTTTAGATTATTTTGAAGAAGTGAACGCCGATATCTTTTGCATACAGGAAACTAAGTGCCAAAGAGAACAGGTTCAACTAAAAGTAGATGGCTACTTTCAATTTTGGAATGATGCTGTAAAAAAAGGTTATTCGGGCACAGCAGTTTTTTGCAAACAGAAGCCTATTTCAGTTCAGTATGGGCTAGGTGAACTTATTGAAGATAATGAAGGAAGGGTCATTACTTTAGAGTTTGAACATTTTATTCTAGTCAATGTTTATACACCTAATGCGAAAAGAGATTTAACAAGATTGGGCTATCGTCTTGAGTGGGAAGATCGTTTTCGTGATTATTTGTTAATGTTAGATGCCAAAAAGCCGGTAGTTATTTGTGGAGACATGAATGTTGCCCATCAAGAATTGGATTTGAAAAATTCAAAATCTAATAAAGGGAATTCTGGATTCACTAATGAAGAAAGAGAAAAAATGACTAATTTATTGCAATCAGGCTTTATTGATACTTTTCGTTATTTTTTCCCAACTAGGGAGCTTTCCTATACATGGTGGTCATACATGAATAAAGTGAGAGAGCGAAACATTGGTTGGAGAATTGATTATTTTCTTGTTTCGAAGCTCTTAGAAGATAAATTATTAAAGGCTGAAATTCATTCTGAAAGGTTAGGGAGTGATCATTGCCCCATTTTGCTTGAGATTAGCTTGTGA